The following are encoded in a window of Roseimaritima ulvae genomic DNA:
- a CDS encoding FtsX-like permease family protein, translated as MQTSDGFSSSHSTITKLRLIVRLVTSQMRLHPGRVAITTLGVIASTCALVWVVSGYDALVSQFDENANKYLGRYDAIVMSSGGPPGTPPATIGSPLIEALRRDVGVREVNPINGSRVTATRGGDADGTQPASSLGLLIGERPPVNGAPPIGPTLVATPASDPPYEVVDGKWLGSADQAGSAVVGENVAKELQLSVGDELLVTSFGNQVRLKLVGIIEQAPQTPSLGGGRRRGDRTAGGPVAGGPGNGRPGGGRPGIGERSGYGRRPPAINSKSAGTSASETSEIGLPSGFIQGVPTSAIYVRPGVADEINGYSGKPQVLQIALRDTVSSETFREVWEAKFAAHTPPLKLIDFAAVRRGMESSRTVSGQQSQAWAATGMASLAAIFIIFSTLSMGVSERAREFAMLRAVALTRFQVAGIIAVESVVLALLGWGGGLLAGWLMVLVGSRMLPALFSSGAVLGWGSIALSGLTVLAGATAAAILPAWRAMRIKPLEAMSARPVTPNTRWWVVLGAIGFVLSAATPITVFMLPMSDSWRTWCYSFVTYPMLLLGMVLLAPAVVVGCERLCGPFVTRLLRLDQRMMKTQLSSNLWRSVGATLALSVGLGLYASTQTWGYSMLVPFTPGAWLPDALVAFHPVGLEEQDVPLVSQVDGVRADQVIPLAIEQAKFDWGGDAPPSRMRFGDNGIVCGLDPQRAFGGDRPFLDVSFVRGTREAAIDAIENGVGCVVSEDFVMGTGLDLGDEVTFVPPADESQRVRYRIAGVVALPGWQWVTKFSGVRRHFVRTGTLLFANRQRVREDFALERPEFFWLNLEQDADLAKVEADFQAIAERHRGETFVATGVGEVNAYRPFARMTATETVKRAIQMRADDMIWGMSYLPLVTLVIMSLAIANTVIASVRSRTWEFGVMRSIGVTRSQLIRLVFAETSLIAISACMLSLGFGLIAGWCGVGMAQFGGWFAGPPSFLIPWGQLSIGFGITLLLCLIAGLWPAIKTGRAEPLGLLQAGRGSQ; from the coding sequence ATGCAGACCTCTGATGGGTTTTCCTCTAGTCATTCCACGATAACGAAACTGCGTTTGATTGTTCGGCTGGTTACGTCGCAAATGCGATTGCATCCAGGGCGCGTGGCCATCACAACATTAGGAGTGATCGCATCCACGTGCGCTCTGGTTTGGGTCGTAAGTGGATACGACGCCCTGGTATCGCAGTTTGATGAAAACGCAAACAAGTACCTGGGACGCTATGACGCCATTGTCATGAGCAGCGGAGGACCACCGGGTACGCCCCCAGCGACGATTGGCAGCCCGTTGATCGAGGCGTTGAGACGTGACGTTGGTGTTCGGGAAGTCAATCCTATCAACGGTTCTCGGGTTACGGCGACTCGTGGTGGTGATGCGGATGGAACCCAACCAGCCTCGTCACTGGGGTTGCTGATCGGTGAGCGTCCCCCGGTCAATGGAGCCCCACCGATCGGCCCGACGCTGGTGGCCACTCCGGCGAGCGATCCGCCGTATGAGGTGGTCGATGGCAAATGGCTTGGCAGCGCCGACCAAGCTGGTTCCGCGGTCGTCGGCGAGAATGTGGCGAAGGAATTGCAACTGTCGGTGGGTGACGAATTGTTGGTGACGTCGTTTGGAAATCAGGTCCGTTTAAAACTAGTCGGAATTATCGAACAGGCGCCCCAAACTCCTTCGCTAGGGGGTGGCCGCCGCCGAGGGGACCGAACTGCGGGAGGTCCAGTGGCGGGAGGTCCCGGTAATGGTCGTCCAGGAGGTGGTCGTCCAGGTATTGGAGAACGGTCCGGCTATGGTCGCCGCCCGCCGGCGATCAACTCAAAATCCGCCGGAACATCTGCGTCGGAGACTTCGGAAATCGGACTCCCCAGCGGTTTCATCCAGGGCGTCCCGACGAGTGCCATTTACGTTCGTCCGGGAGTGGCGGATGAGATCAATGGGTATTCTGGTAAGCCTCAAGTTCTGCAAATTGCGCTGCGTGATACGGTCTCGTCGGAGACGTTTCGGGAGGTCTGGGAAGCTAAATTTGCTGCCCACACACCACCGCTGAAATTGATCGATTTCGCCGCCGTGCGTCGTGGCATGGAATCCAGTCGAACCGTTTCGGGACAACAGTCGCAAGCCTGGGCGGCCACTGGGATGGCTTCGTTAGCGGCCATCTTTATCATTTTCTCCACCCTCAGTATGGGCGTCAGCGAACGGGCTCGCGAGTTCGCCATGCTTCGCGCCGTCGCGCTGACGCGTTTCCAAGTCGCGGGCATCATTGCCGTCGAGAGTGTCGTCCTGGCATTGCTGGGTTGGGGCGGTGGCTTGTTGGCCGGTTGGCTAATGGTGCTGGTTGGCAGTCGCATGTTGCCGGCACTGTTTAGCTCCGGCGCGGTGCTTGGCTGGGGCAGCATCGCGTTGAGCGGTCTGACCGTGTTGGCGGGAGCCACGGCGGCGGCCATTTTGCCTGCTTGGCGAGCGATGCGGATCAAGCCTTTGGAGGCCATGTCAGCTCGTCCCGTCACGCCGAACACACGATGGTGGGTGGTGCTTGGCGCAATCGGATTCGTCTTGTCTGCGGCGACCCCGATCACGGTTTTCATGCTTCCAATGTCCGATTCGTGGCGAACATGGTGTTATTCATTTGTCACCTATCCCATGTTGTTGTTGGGCATGGTGTTGCTGGCTCCTGCGGTGGTTGTGGGTTGTGAACGACTGTGTGGCCCGTTCGTAACCCGGCTGTTGCGTTTAGATCAACGGATGATGAAAACGCAGTTGTCCAGCAATCTGTGGCGCAGCGTAGGTGCAACGTTGGCTCTGTCGGTTGGTTTGGGCCTGTACGCGTCCACGCAGACCTGGGGGTATTCGATGCTGGTGCCGTTTACACCCGGAGCCTGGTTGCCGGATGCATTGGTGGCCTTTCATCCGGTTGGTTTGGAGGAACAGGATGTACCGCTGGTGAGTCAAGTGGACGGCGTGAGAGCGGACCAAGTGATACCCCTGGCGATCGAACAGGCCAAGTTTGACTGGGGCGGCGACGCGCCACCGAGTCGGATGCGGTTCGGCGACAACGGCATCGTATGTGGGCTCGATCCCCAGCGTGCCTTTGGGGGAGACCGCCCATTTTTAGATGTAAGCTTTGTTCGCGGTACACGTGAAGCCGCAATCGACGCGATTGAAAATGGCGTCGGCTGTGTGGTGTCGGAAGACTTTGTGATGGGGACTGGATTGGATTTGGGCGACGAGGTCACATTCGTGCCACCAGCGGACGAAAGCCAACGCGTACGCTACCGAATCGCTGGCGTGGTGGCTCTGCCGGGCTGGCAATGGGTGACCAAATTTTCGGGCGTCCGTCGTCATTTCGTGAGGACCGGTACGTTGCTGTTCGCCAATCGGCAGCGCGTGCGGGAGGATTTTGCTTTGGAACGTCCTGAGTTCTTTTGGCTGAACCTTGAACAAGACGCCGATCTGGCCAAAGTGGAAGCCGATTTTCAAGCCATCGCCGAGCGCCATCGCGGCGAGACGTTTGTCGCGACCGGTGTGGGAGAGGTAAACGCCTATCGCCCCTTCGCTCGCATGACGGCGACCGAAACGGTCAAGCGAGCGATCCAGATGCGAGCGGACGACATGATCTGGGGGATGAGTTATCTGCCATTGGTCACGTTGGTAATCATGTCGCTGGCGATTGCCAACACAGTGATTGCGTCGGTCCGTTCACGGACATGGGAATTTGGCGTGATGCGATCGATTGGCGTGACTCGTAGCCAACTGATTCGATTGGTGTTTGCGGAAACCAGTCTGATCGCAATCTCCGCTTGCATGTTGAGTTTAGGCTTTGGCTTGATCGCTGGTTGGTGCGGTGTGGGGATGGCGCAGTTTGGCGGTTGGTTTGCCGGGCCGCCTTCGTTCTTGATCCCTTGGGGACAACTATCGATCGGTTTTGGGATCACTTTGCTGCTGTGTTTGATCGCTGGTCTCTGGCCAGCGATCAAGACGGGTCGCGCCGAACCGTTGGGATTGCTGCAAGCCGGCCGCGGCAGTCAATGA
- a CDS encoding aminotransferase class I/II-fold pyridoxal phosphate-dependent enzyme: protein MVNLQRYFPEGGPPRTNFLDIIKYWTEIQADKHAFHFSDGETEEASLTYQQLWDEVTGLAGYMQQIGIGQGERVLLLYPPGLDFVVGFFACHAAGAIAVPAYPPRKNRKAGRIRSIAQDAQARFALSTEKVAEQLGGENRHEDMANIEILGTDDPGKRDRSGWTDTPPKPDDIAVLQYTSGSTGSPKGVMLTHQNLVINCEQITYAFEPLDTKRGVTWLPTYHDMGLVGGVLQPVFVGKANVLMSPMTFLQHPVKWLRTITQYEANISGGPNFAYQLCVDKVDEQELQGLDLSSWKTAFNGAEPIRASTLDAFAKKFAPVGFRREAFLPCYGMAETTLIVTGGPKETRPFCRTFHRHELDAGSAVAVEPEDNTARELVGCGAIIPGERLEIVDPDTRHILPPGKIGEIWIQGPCVGKGYWQADEATEETFNATTSDGEGPFLRTGDLGFMHQDQLFVSGRLKDMIIIRGVNRYPQDIEKTVEQASDAVQTGAVAAFSMVHEGREQLVIVAETVRTRDIDRDAHLQAIRRAVTAEHELPPEALYLVRNSSVPKTSSGKIQRHACVDAVRNNTLKVVAKWVRWEESQTGGHGAAPAMQAAASSQPAARDAAGNNGQADNRSLNPDIVAAVIQHVRAVAQERAGHIDTNTNIVLDLGLDSLERLQIAHALEQAFGGRFPEEVLQEIETIGQVAAAIEQHMGQTAIARAQAQVPVGDTEVVENREISAASYTFSQFPEYLRLKQTMAQLLMTGVPNPYFSVHESVVQDTTIIDGRELVSFASFNYTGMSGDPEVSQASIDAIKKYGTSVSASRLVSGQKPVHIELEKKIADFCGVDDSLTFVSGHGTNESTIGLLVSPGDLILHDSLSHNSIVQGSILSGARRRPFAHNDFEELDRVLTEVRHQYRRVLVVVEGVYSMDGDYCDLPAALEVCKRHKALLMIDEAHSLGTMGSTGRGMAEHFGIDPNEVDVWMGTLGKAFGSCGGYIAGRRELIELLRYTAPAFVFATGISPSVAAAALKAFEVLEREPQRVAKVLANAALFLSLLKDAGIDTGLSGGTPVVPVITGNSLVALRLSHRLQLDGVNAPPILYPAVEEAAARVRFFITSTHSEQQLRETAAKVIKHVDSMGIRRTTEATAN from the coding sequence ATGGTGAATTTGCAGCGTTACTTTCCAGAAGGCGGACCGCCGCGCACGAATTTCCTGGACATTATTAAGTACTGGACGGAAATTCAAGCCGATAAGCACGCCTTTCACTTTAGCGATGGAGAAACCGAAGAAGCGTCGTTGACCTACCAGCAGCTGTGGGATGAAGTCACCGGTTTGGCCGGCTACATGCAGCAGATCGGGATCGGCCAAGGCGAGCGGGTGTTGTTGCTGTATCCTCCCGGGCTGGATTTTGTGGTCGGGTTCTTCGCCTGCCACGCTGCCGGGGCGATCGCCGTGCCGGCTTATCCACCGCGGAAAAACCGCAAAGCCGGCCGGATTCGGTCCATCGCCCAAGACGCACAAGCCCGCTTTGCGCTCTCGACCGAAAAGGTCGCCGAGCAGCTGGGCGGTGAAAATCGTCACGAGGATATGGCCAATATCGAAATCCTGGGGACCGACGACCCCGGCAAACGTGACCGCAGCGGCTGGACCGACACCCCACCCAAACCCGACGACATCGCCGTCCTGCAGTACACCTCCGGATCCACCGGTTCGCCCAAGGGCGTCATGCTGACGCACCAGAATCTGGTCATCAACTGCGAACAAATCACCTACGCCTTTGAACCGCTGGATACCAAACGCGGCGTCACCTGGCTGCCTACCTACCACGACATGGGGCTGGTCGGCGGCGTATTGCAACCGGTGTTTGTCGGCAAAGCCAACGTGCTGATGAGTCCCATGACGTTTCTGCAGCACCCGGTCAAATGGTTGCGGACGATCACTCAGTACGAAGCCAACATCAGCGGCGGCCCGAACTTTGCCTATCAACTGTGCGTCGACAAAGTGGACGAACAGGAACTGCAAGGCTTGGATCTGTCGTCGTGGAAGACCGCGTTCAACGGGGCCGAGCCGATTCGAGCGTCGACTCTGGACGCGTTTGCCAAAAAATTCGCTCCGGTAGGCTTCCGCCGAGAAGCCTTCCTGCCCTGTTACGGGATGGCCGAAACGACTCTGATCGTGACCGGCGGTCCCAAAGAAACTCGTCCCTTTTGCCGCACCTTCCACCGCCACGAATTGGATGCGGGCAGCGCCGTTGCGGTCGAACCGGAAGACAACACGGCTCGTGAATTGGTCGGCTGTGGGGCGATCATTCCCGGCGAACGGCTGGAGATCGTCGATCCCGATACCCGTCATATCTTGCCCCCCGGCAAGATCGGCGAGATTTGGATTCAGGGTCCCTGCGTGGGCAAAGGCTATTGGCAAGCCGACGAGGCGACCGAAGAGACCTTTAACGCCACCACCAGCGACGGCGAAGGCCCCTTCCTGCGCACCGGCGACCTGGGCTTCATGCACCAGGACCAATTGTTTGTCAGCGGCCGCTTGAAGGACATGATCATTATCCGCGGCGTCAATCGTTACCCGCAGGACATCGAAAAAACCGTCGAACAGGCCAGCGACGCGGTCCAAACCGGGGCCGTGGCTGCGTTTTCGATGGTTCACGAAGGTCGCGAACAGTTGGTGATCGTGGCCGAAACCGTCCGCACCCGCGACATTGATCGCGACGCCCATCTACAAGCCATCCGCCGGGCGGTGACGGCCGAACACGAACTGCCGCCCGAAGCCTTGTATCTGGTCCGCAACAGTTCGGTACCCAAGACCAGCAGCGGCAAAATCCAACGTCATGCCTGTGTCGATGCGGTCCGCAACAACACGTTAAAAGTGGTCGCCAAATGGGTCCGCTGGGAGGAATCGCAAACCGGCGGCCACGGCGCCGCGCCGGCCATGCAAGCCGCCGCCAGCAGCCAACCCGCCGCACGTGACGCCGCGGGCAATAATGGGCAAGCCGACAATCGCTCCTTGAATCCCGACATCGTAGCCGCCGTGATCCAGCACGTCCGCGCGGTCGCGCAGGAACGCGCCGGACACATCGACACCAACACCAACATTGTGCTCGACCTGGGCCTCGATTCGCTCGAACGCCTGCAGATCGCGCACGCCCTGGAACAAGCCTTCGGAGGCCGTTTCCCCGAAGAAGTCCTGCAGGAAATCGAAACCATCGGACAGGTCGCTGCGGCTATCGAACAACACATGGGACAGACCGCGATCGCGCGCGCCCAGGCTCAGGTGCCCGTGGGCGATACCGAAGTGGTGGAAAACCGCGAAATCTCCGCGGCCTCTTACACGTTCAGCCAGTTCCCGGAATACCTGCGATTGAAGCAGACTATGGCGCAACTGTTGATGACCGGCGTGCCCAACCCGTATTTTTCGGTGCACGAATCGGTCGTCCAAGACACCACGATCATCGACGGCCGCGAACTGGTCAGCTTCGCCAGCTTTAATTACACCGGCATGTCGGGGGACCCCGAGGTCAGCCAAGCAAGTATTGATGCGATCAAGAAGTACGGCACCAGCGTGTCGGCCAGCCGGCTGGTATCGGGCCAAAAACCGGTCCACATCGAACTGGAAAAGAAGATCGCCGATTTCTGTGGCGTCGACGATTCGCTGACCTTCGTCAGTGGACATGGAACCAATGAATCGACCATCGGGTTACTGGTCAGCCCCGGCGACTTGATCCTCCACGATTCCCTGTCGCACAACAGTATCGTCCAAGGTTCGATTCTTTCGGGAGCTCGACGCCGTCCGTTCGCGCACAACGATTTCGAAGAACTTGACCGCGTCCTGACCGAGGTTCGCCACCAGTACCGACGCGTGTTGGTGGTCGTCGAAGGCGTTTACAGCATGGACGGCGATTATTGCGACTTGCCGGCCGCGCTCGAAGTTTGCAAACGCCATAAAGCCTTGTTGATGATCGACGAAGCTCACTCGCTGGGCACGATGGGCAGCACCGGTCGTGGCATGGCCGAGCATTTTGGGATCGACCCCAACGAGGTCGACGTCTGGATGGGCACGCTGGGCAAAGCCTTTGGCTCCTGCGGTGGCTACATCGCCGGCCGTCGCGAATTGATCGAACTGCTGCGTTACACCGCTCCGGCGTTTGTGTTTGCAACCGGCATTTCGCCATCGGTCGCCGCAGCCGCCTTAAAAGCCTTTGAGGTGCTCGAACGCGAACCCCAGCGGGTCGCCAAGGTGCTTGCCAATGCGGCCCTGTTCCTATCGCTGCTGAAAGATGCTGGTATCGACACCGGACTGAGCGGGGGCACGCCGGTTGTTCCCGTGATCACCGGCAACTCGTTGGTCGCCCTGCGGCTGTCACACCGACTGCAATTGGACGGTGTCAATGCGCCGCCGATCTTGTATCCGGCCGTGGAAGAAGCGGCGGCTCGGGTGCGGTTCTTTATCACCAGCACGCACAGCGAACAGCAGCTGCGGGAAACGGCGGCCAAGGTCATCAAACACGTCGATTCGATGGGCATTCGACGCACGACCGAAGCCACCGCCAACTAG
- a CDS encoding class I SAM-dependent methyltransferase, which translates to MRMAGLRNALGCVWVALAVILVCDCTAARAADQPTAEQSTADKPSAERPRPQEKARRAYLGRVVAQPMSHLGAGWLIRPTREQEERPTESLKQLGLEPGMTACDMGCGNGFWTLMMARVVGENGRVLAVDIQPEMLTKLKQRTAQFGIDNVEPILGAVDDPKLPAGEVDLVMMVDVYHEFSHPESMLWSIRRSLKPNGVVALLEYREEDPRVPIKPRHKMSKPQIMKEYHKNGFKLVREYNDLPWQHLMFFARDDSPLEAIEPQPFSVQR; encoded by the coding sequence ATGAGAATGGCTGGCCTGCGGAATGCTCTGGGATGCGTTTGGGTGGCGCTGGCGGTGATCTTGGTGTGCGACTGCACCGCTGCACGGGCGGCCGATCAACCGACCGCCGAACAATCGACCGCCGATAAACCGAGCGCCGAGCGACCGCGACCACAGGAAAAAGCGCGGCGAGCGTACCTGGGACGCGTGGTTGCTCAGCCGATGTCGCATCTGGGAGCCGGCTGGTTGATCCGCCCCACTCGGGAACAGGAAGAACGCCCCACTGAATCGCTCAAGCAACTGGGCCTGGAACCGGGCATGACCGCCTGCGACATGGGCTGCGGCAACGGTTTTTGGACGCTGATGATGGCCCGTGTGGTGGGCGAAAACGGTCGCGTATTGGCCGTCGATATCCAACCCGAGATGTTGACCAAACTAAAACAACGAACCGCGCAGTTTGGCATCGACAACGTCGAGCCGATCCTGGGCGCCGTGGACGATCCCAAGCTGCCGGCCGGCGAAGTTGACCTGGTCATGATGGTCGACGTGTATCACGAATTTTCGCACCCCGAATCGATGCTCTGGTCGATCCGGCGATCGCTGAAGCCCAACGGTGTGGTAGCGCTGTTGGAATACCGCGAAGAAGATCCGCGAGTACCGATCAAGCCGCGGCACAAAATGTCGAAGCCGCAGATCATGAAGGAGTATCACAAGAACGGTTTCAAGTTGGTGCGGGAGTACAACGACTTGCCCTGGCAGCACCTGATGTTTTTCGCCCGCGACGACAGCCCCTTGGAAGCCATCGAACCGCAACCGTTTTCGGTGCAGCGTTAG
- the queG gene encoding tRNA epoxyqueuosine(34) reductase QueG — MTDDRRALTEWLREQARELGFHLFGVAPAVTPQGFHHLVQWIDSGYHAQMDYIPDRLTAYQHPSGVMEGVCSLVMLGFPYRTVEPPPSQPLHGRVARYAWGAADYHDLIHGRFKQLKRDLRERAPQVKARGVVDSAPLLEREFARLAGLGWSGKNTLTINKLEGSYFFLACLLLDIDLPADAPHVSDHCGTCTRCLDACPTDAFVSPGVLDSRRCISYLTIEHRDPIPIELRQPIGDWLFGCDVCQDVCPWNRRGSPATDASLNPPPQSLPTDLPSLFDLDEDAFRQRFRKTPLWRTRRRGILRNAAIVLGNQRDPHSIAALLKGLHDEEALVRGASAWALGQIAGSDALHALDKRLTVEEDSIVQAEITAALRSAETA; from the coding sequence GTGACCGACGATCGACGGGCGCTGACCGAATGGTTGCGTGAGCAAGCGCGGGAGTTGGGGTTCCACCTGTTTGGTGTCGCCCCCGCGGTCACGCCCCAGGGGTTCCACCATCTGGTGCAATGGATTGATTCCGGATACCACGCCCAGATGGATTACATCCCTGATCGCTTGACGGCCTATCAGCATCCGAGCGGCGTGATGGAGGGCGTCTGTTCGCTGGTCATGCTGGGGTTTCCCTACCGCACGGTCGAACCGCCGCCTTCCCAGCCCCTGCACGGCCGCGTGGCCCGCTACGCCTGGGGTGCGGCCGACTATCACGACCTGATCCATGGCCGCTTCAAACAGCTCAAACGCGACCTCCGCGAACGAGCCCCGCAGGTCAAGGCTCGCGGCGTGGTCGACTCCGCACCGCTGCTGGAACGGGAGTTCGCTCGCTTGGCCGGTTTGGGCTGGAGCGGAAAAAATACGCTGACCATCAACAAGCTGGAGGGCAGCTATTTCTTTCTGGCTTGCCTGCTGCTGGATATCGATCTGCCCGCCGACGCACCGCACGTCAGCGATCACTGTGGCACCTGCACTCGCTGTCTGGACGCCTGCCCGACCGATGCCTTTGTCTCGCCAGGCGTCTTGGACAGCCGCCGCTGCATCAGTTATTTAACGATCGAACATCGCGACCCCATTCCCATCGAACTCCGCCAGCCCATCGGCGATTGGTTGTTTGGTTGCGACGTCTGCCAGGACGTCTGCCCCTGGAATCGCCGGGGCTCGCCCGCCACCGATGCGAGCTTAAACCCGCCGCCCCAATCCCTACCTACGGATTTGCCGTCGCTATTCGACTTGGACGAGGATGCGTTTCGACAGCGGTTTCGCAAAACACCGTTATGGCGAACCCGCCGCCGCGGCATCCTCCGCAACGCCGCCATCGTGCTGGGAAATCAACGGGATCCCCACTCGATCGCCGCGCTCTTGAAGGGACTGCACGATGAGGAAGCTCTGGTGCGGGGGGCGTCCGCCTGGGCGCTCGGACAGATCGCCGGCAGCGATGCCCTGCACGCCCTCGACAAGCGTTTGACGGTCGAAGAGGATTCGATCGTCCAAGCCGAAATCACCGCGGCGCTGCGGTCCGCGGAAACGGCTTAA
- a CDS encoding asparagine synthase-related protein: MMPPAKPVNEVVDLLDPRGNVLLNHTQQQAAEAVGSGQTERIRQIQGQFAICQPVGTTVRMARSIARPMRYYLSPHAAGPRLIVAERIDEIYQHLASHGLHEPFQPAATRMVPAHHLLEISLVSGSDALPQLSRFFTPQTNCLPADIDAIGRHYIQQLQSACHAWLDNISPHEPIGVLFSGGVDSGSVLLLLHHLLQQRGERPERLKAFTLAVAGQGQDLQQARQFLQAVGLEAFWEVIEVPVSAIDYREAIRVIEDYKPLDVQSATMALAMCREIRRRYPDWKYLIDGDGGDENLKDYPIEDSPPLTIRNVLGNRLLYQEGWGVDAVKHSLVYSGGQSRGHVRTSAPARLLGFEGFSPYALPDVIEVAEAIPFVDLTGWDPQRLYPLKGQVVAAGIRAVTGIEMPRFEKRRFQKGVVDESTFAERFPADPQVYRDTFAELTPSGNR; this comes from the coding sequence ATGATGCCCCCCGCGAAGCCGGTAAACGAGGTTGTCGACCTGCTCGACCCCCGTGGTAACGTGTTGTTAAACCACACACAGCAGCAGGCCGCCGAGGCCGTTGGTAGCGGACAAACCGAACGAATACGGCAAATTCAGGGGCAATTTGCGATCTGCCAGCCCGTCGGCACGACCGTCCGCATGGCTCGCTCGATCGCCCGACCGATGCGATATTATCTGTCTCCCCATGCCGCTGGGCCGCGACTAATCGTGGCCGAACGAATTGACGAAATCTACCAACATTTAGCATCCCACGGATTACACGAGCCCTTCCAGCCGGCGGCCACGCGGATGGTGCCCGCGCATCACCTGCTGGAAATTAGCCTGGTGAGCGGTTCGGATGCCCTGCCGCAGCTGAGCCGGTTCTTTACGCCCCAAACCAATTGTCTGCCAGCCGATATCGACGCCATCGGTCGTCACTACATCCAACAATTGCAATCGGCTTGTCACGCCTGGCTCGACAACATTTCGCCCCACGAACCGATTGGCGTGCTGTTCAGTGGGGGGGTCGATAGCGGGTCGGTGCTGCTGCTGCTGCACCATCTGCTGCAGCAACGTGGCGAGCGGCCCGAACGCCTCAAAGCCTTCACCTTGGCCGTCGCAGGACAAGGACAAGACCTACAGCAAGCCCGCCAGTTCCTCCAAGCGGTCGGTCTAGAGGCGTTCTGGGAAGTGATCGAGGTGCCGGTATCCGCGATCGACTATCGCGAAGCCATCCGCGTGATTGAAGACTACAAACCTCTGGACGTGCAGTCGGCCACGATGGCCCTCGCGATGTGCCGCGAAATCCGCCGGCGTTATCCGGACTGGAAGTACCTGATCGATGGGGATGGTGGCGACGAAAACCTCAAAGACTACCCGATCGAAGACTCCCCGCCGCTGACGATCCGCAACGTGCTGGGCAATCGCCTGTTGTATCAGGAGGGATGGGGCGTCGACGCGGTGAAACATTCGCTGGTCTACAGCGGCGGACAAAGCCGTGGCCACGTGCGGACCTCCGCTCCGGCGCGATTGCTGGGTTTCGAAGGCTTCAGCCCCTACGCCCTACCGGATGTGATCGAAGTCGCCGAAGCGATTCCGTTTGTCGACTTGACCGGTTGGGATCCCCAGCGGCTGTACCCGTTGAAAGGCCAAGTGGTCGCGGCCGGGATTCGCGCTGTGACGGGAATCGAGATGCCACGGTTCGAAAAACGGCGGTTCCAAAAAGGGGTGGTCGATGAATCGACGTTTGCCGAACGCTTCCCCGCCGACCCCCAGGTGTACCGCGATACCTTTGCCGAACTGACACCATCGGGAAACCGGTAG